tcagggcgtgagttggggtgggcattctatgttttgtgtttctatgtttaggtcacttgtaattagccttatatggttctcaatcagggacaggtgtttgacgtttcctctgattgagaaccatataaaggctgttcacaatgtttgtttgtgggtgattgtctcctgtgtctgtgtatgtttgcaccacacgggactgtttcggtttgttcgttcgtttgatgtagtctgttcctgttcgtgagttcttcgtgtatttatgtaagttccatgttcaggtctgtctacgtcgttttgttattttgtagtttattatcAAGTgttattttcgtgtttcgtcgtttgttgaataaacttcattatgtattcacaacccgctgcattttggtcctccgatccttctctcctctcctcgtccgaggaggaggaagaactagacaaTCGTTAcacttgctcccttcggtctcaacgtagactttgatctgaagccattcttgtgattattgtgattttgctgTTGTAAATgtctgtaggcctatgtagccaaattgtatctatgatcgtatgctatccattcatgtttttagtatgttatttttatatttgagaatgtaccaatgatatcaggccacacccagccatgattacagacacctgtgtgtatCCTTTGACACTATATACTGTAAACTCGTCaccccgcagtgtttgtcattataccctgatgaagacagcttgtctgtcgaaacgttggttattaggttattcaattattgcctCTGAGCTCCTAGaatgtgcggctctccttttaatttttttaaccttGGCTTGTTAAAGGTACGCTTttacttgcaatgaaaatgactttctgactaaatagaaacgtataatatctgaaaatgtagctacctagactctcttacccgtatacatggatgaacgcttctccctctgtcacggatgccatggttgcccttaatttgaagatgtaatccggagacaggtgttatatacaacagccttctgtgtgtccTCTTTTCTACTTTCTccacatatttgcaatcaaacgcctgGATTTTCTCCacctccttagctatcatactctgcttccattccaacccatccattatctcagccaatcatgactagctggaaggttcctgcctttttccgtggctaaaccaactaggctcataatttaacagtTCTAttaatatttacagatggcatacacatttgttattaaggcacatgaaagttcacatgttccagaaagcatttctgccaaaaacgcattttgaaaaaatatatatatttacgttcaaatgcctctcctgtgaagtagtgacgcgcgacatatgcctagtgtcctgaaacgagtcacaaatgTGTTCGGTCCGGACGAGACCAAATCTAGACTAATGTAGACTTCTAGGCTgtgtttcacaagtttgaacagcacagtacagtactgcacagtttagtacagtagagcacagtagagtacagttgagtacagtatggtacggtacaggacagtagagttttatttagtagagtacagtacaatacggtacagtacagtacagtagtttaattcagtagagcaGAGTACATTAGAGTAAAGTAGGGTACAATACAGTTCATTATTCTGTTCTATACTCTcctctgctctactgtactgaactatactttactgtattctattgtgctctactgtatcatactgtactatactttaCTTTCTGtgctgttctctactctactgtgctctactgtactgtgctgtactgtgctgtccgaACTTAGACGTCTATGTTTGTGACTAATCAAGGCCAGCCCACACCGGACCtaatctgaaccaattatagacgtctatgtttgggccaaatataGGCTGGTCCAGACTGGACGTCTgtggacgttgaaatcaaggccTGTGCGGACCGCACAAAAAAAAGAGCTTGAAAAAAGACTTCCAAAAGACGTCGACATTGGTCCGTGCTTAGTGCATTCTGTCATAAGGGAACTACCCTGTAAATCATGACTTTTTCTAGTACATTAGCTGATAGATTATTCGAGTTCAAAAACAGCATACTGTCCTTCTTTCACTAACCCTCATtttcacctcctctttcttcctctctctgcctcccctcccctcccctctctatctctctttctctctccttcacctctctctgtcgctgtctctctctctcccagtatgTCCAGGATGGAGCGACGGTGTTGGTGGTGTTTACCGGTATTGAGCTGCCTGCTCCAGATTTTCTCAGCCCACAGTGACTTTTACACATCCATCGGTGAGGCTCCTCCCTCTCCTATGAAATAGAAACCGGTTTGGTCTGTCCTCACTGCCCTAATGAAATAAATTCTCTGGCTGTCTGAAATGTCAAGCACATACTGTGATTGTTATCTACCCGGAAGTTGAATTATATAGTACACAATGTATTCCTTATCTCTATGTGTATTATTTGTTTAGATAAACTTAAAACAAAGtttgataatgtgtgtgtgtatttcctcCCTTAGGTCACATGACAGATCTGTTGTACACAGAGAAAGACTTGGTCACTTCACTGAAGGATTATATCACGGCAGAGGAGAACAAGCTGAAGCAGGTCAAACTGTGAGTGTCCAGAAACACGCGCACgctcgctcgcacacacacacacacacacacacacacacacacacacacacacacacacacacacacacacacacacacacacacacacacacacacacacacacacacacacaaacagagttgCTGAATTGCATCTCTTCTCCCAACCCTCTCCTAGGTGGGCAGAGAAGCTGGATGTGTTGTCAGCCACAGCCGTGCAGGATCCCGAGGGCTTCCTGGGACACCCGGTCAACGCCTTCAAACTGATGAAGAGGCTGAACACAGAATGGGGAGACCTGGAGAGCCTGGTGCTGAAGGACACCACAGACGGTTAGACATTATTACACAATGAGGGTCACATTAGAAGGGATGAAAAGGATGTTGTAAGTAGTCACAAAGCAGCAACGACAGATAAGTGTTAATCTTAGAGATTTGCTGGAATGTTTGTTTGTCTTTTGTATACTCACAGTGAGCATCCTCATCAATGAGGATCTCTATCTTTCTATCAGGCTTCATCTCTAACCTGACCCTCCAGAGGAAACACTTCCCTACAGACGAGGACCAGACAGGCGCAGCCAAGGCCCTTCTCAGACTGCAGGACACTTACAGGCTGGATACCAACATCATCTCTACAGGAGACCTGCCAGGTAAGGGGTTAGGGAGTGCTATAGAGAGAACTTGAGGTCTTTTATAATTTGTAAGTTTGTAACCACTAACTCATCCACAGGAGTGACGCACAAGAGCCCTATGACGGTGGAGGACTGCTTTGAGCTGGGGAATATTGCCTACACCGAGGTGGACTACTACCACACTGAGCTGTGGATGGAGCAGGCCCTGAAGCAACTGGACGAAGGAGAGGAGTCCACCGTGGACAAGGTTACCGTGCTGGACTACCTCAGCTATGCCATCTACCAGCAAGGGGAGCTAGGCAGGGCCCTGGAGCTCACCAAGAGGCTgctcatactgggtgagttaccCTAACATGGCTCAGAATTAAAGGAGTTAAACTAGGCACACTGAGGGTGGCGTCAAACTTAGGACACACAAAGAAAGTTAAAGGAGTGAAAATGAGAGCACACTGAAGGACCTGAACTGTTAACAAGTGCTGAGGGAATATGATGCCCTCCAGGTGAATCATTGAACAACAGATACTGTCCTGTATGCCCAGCATAAACTGGGATAGAGGATTACTCATAAAATGTCCCAGGTGGCAGTAGGATCTGAAGTTAGTCATCCAGATAGTCAGTAGCGCTGAGTAATGAGATTAAGTTTTCCTTGTCTTGTTACTGTATGAGCATCAGTATTTCATCtcactgtcccctctctctctctcctcactccagACCCGGAACACCAGCGTGCCAACGGCAACCTGAAGTACTTTGAGTTTCAACTGATAAAGCAGAGGAAGGCCCAGGCCGAGGAGGCCCAGAAGACCCAGAATGAGGGCAAGGGGCGAACGAAGAGACAGACGAGTGATGCCTCCAAGAAGAAGATGCGCTTCAGGGAGCCTGTCCCAGAGAGGAAGATGTATGAGATGCTGTGTCGAGGGGAGGGCATCAAGCTGGTGAGGAGGagttactcacacacacagtgaaaggTTGAGCTCATATAAATGGGTTTAGAGTGTGTGTTAATGTGGTTGTGCATATGTGTGTTAGTTGAACACAAGTTGTAGTCATCAAAGAGTAACGTCCAGTTTCTAGCTCCGTCTCTTCTTGTGTCTTTATCTCTGTGTCAATCTATCTGTCTTCTTACCTCCACCCTCCCCCATCTCTGCCTTGTAGACCCCCCGCAGACAGAGCCGGCTTTTCTGCCGTTACTATGACAACCACAGTCACCCCAGGTACCTGTTGAGCCCGGTGAAGCAGGAGGACGAGTGGGACCGGCCCTACATCGTCCGTTACCATGACATCATCTCTCACAGCGAGATCGAGAAGGTCAAAGAGCTGGCCAAGCCCAGGGTAAGTTCCACTCTCTGtcgggtatgtgtgtgtgtgtgttacattgaGTTAATAACGGTTCAGAAGGGTGTCATGGCCACACAGAAGTGTGTGATGGAAGGGGTTCATGGTCCTACAGAAGTGTAATTTTTGTGTCTTTGCTCTGGGGTAATCAAGATACTCATACTAGTAACTGTCTGACCAGCTGCAGCTGTGTATCTGCAGCTTCGAGGCCATTGG
This genomic stretch from Salvelinus namaycush isolate Seneca chromosome 4, SaNama_1.0, whole genome shotgun sequence harbors:
- the LOC120046582 gene encoding prolyl 4-hydroxylase subunit alpha-1-like isoform X2 → MSRMERRCWWCLPVLSCLLQIFSAHSDFYTSIGHMTDLLYTEKDLVTSLKDYITAEENKLKQVKLWAEKLDVLSATAVQDPEGFLGHPVNAFKLMKRLNTEWGDLESLVLKDTTDGFISNLTLQRKHFPTDEDQTGAAKALLRLQDTYRLDTNIISTGDLPGVTHKSPMTVEDCFELGNIAYTEVDYYHTELWMEQALKQLDEGEESTVDKVTVLDYLSYAIYQQGELGRALELTKRLLILDPEHQRANGNLKYFEFQLIKQRKAQAEEAQKTQNEGKGRTKRQTSDASKKKMRFREPVPERKMYEMLCRGEGIKLTPRRQSRLFCRYYDNHSHPRYLLSPVKQEDEWDRPYIVRYHDIISHSEIEKVKELAKPRLRRATVHDPLTGKLTTALYRVSKSAWLTAYEHPLIDQVNQRIEDLTGLEMDTAEELQVANYGVGGQYEPHFDFGRKDEPDAFKELGTGNRIATWLFYGTAVFWYNLFLSGEGDYSTRHAACPVLVGNKWVSNKWIHERGQEFRRPCGLNETA
- the LOC120046582 gene encoding prolyl 4-hydroxylase subunit alpha-1-like isoform X3 is translated as MSRMERRCWWCLPVLSCLLQIFSAHSDFYTSIGHMTDLLYTEKDLVTSLKDYITAEENKLKQVKLWAEKLDVLSATAVQDPEGFLGHPVNAFKLMKRLNTEWGDLESLVLKDTTDGFISNLTLQRKHFPTDEDQTGAAKALLRLQDTYRLDTNIISTGDLPGVTHKSPMTVEDCFELGNIAYTEVDYYHTELWMEQALKQLDEGEESTVDKVTVLDYLSYAIYQQGELGRALELTKRLLILDPEHQRANGNLKYFEFQLIKQRKAQAEEAQKTQNEGKGRTKRQTSDASKKKMRFREPVPERKMYEMLCRGEGIKLTPRRQSRLFCRYYDNHSHPRYLLSPVKQEDEWDRPYIVRYHDIISHSEIEKVKELAKPRLRRATISNPITGVLETAPYRISKRRATVHDPLTGKLTTALYRVSKSAWLTAYEHPLIDQVNQRIEDLTGLEMDTAEELQVANYGVGGQYEPHFDFGRKDEPDAFKELGTGNRIATWLFYMSDVAAGGATVFPDVGAVVWPKKGTAVFWYNLFLSGEGDYSTRHAACPVLVGNKWVSNKWIHERGQEFRRPCGLNETA
- the LOC120046582 gene encoding prolyl 4-hydroxylase subunit alpha-1-like isoform X1, coding for MSRMERRCWWCLPVLSCLLQIFSAHSDFYTSIGHMTDLLYTEKDLVTSLKDYITAEENKLKQVKLWAEKLDVLSATAVQDPEGFLGHPVNAFKLMKRLNTEWGDLESLVLKDTTDGFISNLTLQRKHFPTDEDQTGAAKALLRLQDTYRLDTNIISTGDLPGVTHKSPMTVEDCFELGNIAYTEVDYYHTELWMEQALKQLDEGEESTVDKVTVLDYLSYAIYQQGELGRALELTKRLLILDPEHQRANGNLKYFEFQLIKQRKAQAEEAQKTQNEGKGRTKRQTSDASKKKMRFREPVPERKMYEMLCRGEGIKLTPRRQSRLFCRYYDNHSHPRYLLSPVKQEDEWDRPYIVRYHDIISHSEIEKVKELAKPRLRRATVHDPLTGKLTTALYRVSKSAWLTAYEHPLIDQVNQRIEDLTGLEMDTAEELQVANYGVGGQYEPHFDFGRKDEPDAFKELGTGNRIATWLFYMSDVAAGGATVFPDVGAVVWPKKGTAVFWYNLFLSGEGDYSTRHAACPVLVGNKWVSNKWIHERGQEFRRPCGLNETA